In one Andrena cerasifolii isolate SP2316 chromosome 2, iyAndCera1_principal, whole genome shotgun sequence genomic region, the following are encoded:
- the Appl gene encoding amyloid-beta-like protein isoform X2: MKGMLVAALLAVLTVCRVQAVSERLELAPAGGRSEPQVATLCEAGEVYLAQHMGEQGRWVSSADKKSCMTDKLEILEYCKKAYPKRDITNIVESSHYVRISGWYKPGRTKCKLSRWVKPYRCLEGPFQSDALLVPEGCLFDHLHNQTKCWESHRWNATAADTCRERNMNLRSFAMLLPCGISLFSGVEFVCCPKHLKENVKPMKSINLPIPKGMDSDEDEDDLDDDDDLDGDSNEDDDSEADPEDVFSDQPDDDESDEEYLDDYDTTTSRLSTTISTTEKPKQDVTAMPLPVSTSTQQSPQSQSTPDPYLMHFDPRSEHQSYKQAQMRLEEVHKEKVTKDWSDLEEKYQDIRAHDPVAADAFKRWMTARFQETVAALEESGAAEKHQLSAMHQQRVQEAVKQRNEEAMSCYTAALNETPPNMHRIQKCLQKLLRALHKDRHHTIAHYKHLLDSSLEQAQREKPATLEHLAEIDRITNQSLLMLERYPDLSAKIGRLMDDYVLALRSKDETPGLLLAMTREAEAAILDKYQADVASKQQEKEHQKQLERARKEQRKAERGELRTEQALQEENDSINDNKDAQQQQQPEQPSAVAAMHSEGLVRAAHSMTHDISHSEPGYSVRREIYHRESRSVYFTLAFAGIALMAAAIVGVAVFKRRSARSPHSQGFIEVDQAATPEERHVANMQINGYENPTYKYFEVKE, from the exons GCGGTGTCGGAGAGGCTCGAGTTGGCACCCGCTGGAGGAAGATCAGAGCCGCAA GTTGCCACATTATGCGAGGCTGGAGAGGTGTACCTGGCACAGCACATGGGCGAGCAGGGTCGTTGGGTTTCATCGGCCGACAAGAAGAGCTGCATGACTGACAAGCTCGAGATTCTCGAATACTGCAAGAAG GCTTACCCGAAGAGAGACATCACCAACATCGTAGAGTCGTCGCACTACGTGAGGATCAGTGGTTGGTATAAACCAGGAAGGACCAAATGCAAATTGTCTCGCTGGGTCAAGCCGTACAGGTGTCTTG AGGGGCCGTTCCAGAGCGATGCGTTACTCGTTCCAGAGGGTTGCCTGTTCGACCACCTCCACAATCAGACGAAATGCTGGGAATCCCACAG ATGGAACGCGACCGCCGCAGACACCTGCCGCGAGAGGAACATGAACCTAAGAAGCTTCGCGATGCTGTTGCCCTGCGGTATATCCTTGTTCTCGGGCGTCGAGTTCGTATGCTGCCCGAAACACCTCAAAG AGAATGTGAAACCGATGAAGTCGATCAACTTACCGATCCCCAAGGGTATGGACTCggacgaagacgaggatgatctcgacgacgatgacgaccttGACGGTGACTCAAACGAGGATGACGATTCTGAGGCGGACCCCGAGGACGTGTTCAGCGATCAGCCCGACGACGACGAGAGCGACGAGGAATATCTTGACGATTACGACACCACAACAAG TCGATTATCAACAACAATCTCAACAACGGAGAAACCTAAACAGGACGTGACAGCGATGCCGTTGCCGGTTAGTACCAGCACACAACAATCCCCGCAATCACAGAGTACACCTGATCCATACCTAATGCATTTTGATCCACGTTCCGAGCACCAGAGTTACAAACAGGCACAGATGAGGCTCGAGGAGGTGCACAAAGAGAAAGTGACAAAA GATTGGAGTGATCTTGAGGAGAAATATCAAGACATCCGTGCGCACGACCCTGTCGCCGCTGATGCTTTCAAACGGTGGATGACCGCGCGATTTCAAGAGACCGTCGCTGCTCTGGAAGAAAGCGGAGCCGCAGAGAAACATCAGCTGAGTGCTATGCATCAACAAAGAGTGCAA GAAGCTGTTAAGCAAAGGAACGAGGAAGCGATGTCATGCTATACCGCTGCTCTAAACGAGACACCACCAAAT ATGCATCGTATTCAAAAGTGTCTGCAGAAACTGCTTCGAGCTCTCCACAAAGATAGACACCACACGATCGCTCATTACAAACACCTGCTGGACAGCAGCCTGGAACAGGCGCAGCGCGAGAAACCCGCAACGTTGGAGCACTTGGCGGAGATCGATAGAATCACCAATCAGAGCCTCTTGATGCTAGAACG GTATCCTGATTTAAGCGCAAAAATTGGCCGGCTTATGGATGATTACGTTTTGGCCCTCAGGAGCAAGGATGAGACTCCTGGACTGCTGTTAGCGATGACACGAGAAGCGGAAGCAGCTATTTTAGACAAATATCAGGCTGACGTCGCCAGCAAGCAACAAG AAAAAGAACATCAGAAGCAACTCGAACGTGCGCGTAAGGAGCAACGCAAAGCTGAGCGCGGCGAGTTACGTACCGAGCAGGCGCTACAGGAAGAAAATGACTCGATAAATGACAACAAGGATGctcagcaacagcaacaaccaGAACAACCATCAGCAGTAGCCGCTATGCACAGCGAAGGCCTCGTTAGAGCAGCCCACAGCATGACACACGACATTTCTCACTCTGAACCG GGTTACTCTGTGAGAAGGGAAATCTATCACAGGGAGAGTCGATCCGTGTATTTCACACTTGCGTTCGCTGGAATCGCACTCATGGCTGCTGCGATAGTAGGTGTAGCAGTATTCAAAAGACGCAGTGCGAGAAGCCCTCACAGTCAG
- the Appl gene encoding amyloid-beta-like protein isoform X3, with protein sequence MKGMLVAALLAVLTVCRVQAVSERLELAPAGGRSEPQVATLCEAGEVYLAQHMGEQGRWVSSADKKSCMTDKLEILEYCKKAYPKRDITNIVESSHYVRISGWYKPGRTKCKLSRWVKPYRCLEGPFQSDALLVPEGCLFDHLHNQTKCWESHRWNATAADTCRERNMNLRSFAMLLPCGISLFSGVEFVCCPKHLKENVKPMKSINLPIPKGMDSDEDEDDLDDDDDLDGDSNEDDDSEADPEDVFSDQPDDDESDEEYLDDYDTTTSRLSTTISTTEKPKQDVTAMPLPVSTSTQQSPQSQSTPDPYLMHFDPRSEHQSYKQAQMRLEEVHKEKVTKVMKDWSDLEEKYQDIRAHDPVAADAFKRWMTARFQETVAALEESGAAEKHQLSAMHQQRVQEAVKQRNEEAMSCYTAALNETPPNMHRIQKCLQKLLRALHKDRHHTIAHYKHLLDSSLEQAQREKPATLEHLAEIDRITNQSLLMLERSKDETPGLLLAMTREAEAAILDKYQADVASKQQEKEHQKQLERARKEQRKAERGELRTEQALQEENDSINDNKDAQQQQQPEQPSAVAAMHSEGLVRAAHSMTHDISHSEPGYSVRREIYHRESRSVYFTLAFAGIALMAAAIVGVAVFKRRSARSPHSQGFIEVDQAATPEERHVANMQINGYENPTYKYFEVKE encoded by the exons GCGGTGTCGGAGAGGCTCGAGTTGGCACCCGCTGGAGGAAGATCAGAGCCGCAA GTTGCCACATTATGCGAGGCTGGAGAGGTGTACCTGGCACAGCACATGGGCGAGCAGGGTCGTTGGGTTTCATCGGCCGACAAGAAGAGCTGCATGACTGACAAGCTCGAGATTCTCGAATACTGCAAGAAG GCTTACCCGAAGAGAGACATCACCAACATCGTAGAGTCGTCGCACTACGTGAGGATCAGTGGTTGGTATAAACCAGGAAGGACCAAATGCAAATTGTCTCGCTGGGTCAAGCCGTACAGGTGTCTTG AGGGGCCGTTCCAGAGCGATGCGTTACTCGTTCCAGAGGGTTGCCTGTTCGACCACCTCCACAATCAGACGAAATGCTGGGAATCCCACAG ATGGAACGCGACCGCCGCAGACACCTGCCGCGAGAGGAACATGAACCTAAGAAGCTTCGCGATGCTGTTGCCCTGCGGTATATCCTTGTTCTCGGGCGTCGAGTTCGTATGCTGCCCGAAACACCTCAAAG AGAATGTGAAACCGATGAAGTCGATCAACTTACCGATCCCCAAGGGTATGGACTCggacgaagacgaggatgatctcgacgacgatgacgaccttGACGGTGACTCAAACGAGGATGACGATTCTGAGGCGGACCCCGAGGACGTGTTCAGCGATCAGCCCGACGACGACGAGAGCGACGAGGAATATCTTGACGATTACGACACCACAACAAG TCGATTATCAACAACAATCTCAACAACGGAGAAACCTAAACAGGACGTGACAGCGATGCCGTTGCCGGTTAGTACCAGCACACAACAATCCCCGCAATCACAGAGTACACCTGATCCATACCTAATGCATTTTGATCCACGTTCCGAGCACCAGAGTTACAAACAGGCACAGATGAGGCTCGAGGAGGTGCACAAAGAGAAAGTGACAAAA GTGATGAAGGATTGGAGTGATCTTGAGGAGAAATATCAAGACATCCGTGCGCACGACCCTGTCGCCGCTGATGCTTTCAAACGGTGGATGACCGCGCGATTTCAAGAGACCGTCGCTGCTCTGGAAGAAAGCGGAGCCGCAGAGAAACATCAGCTGAGTGCTATGCATCAACAAAGAGTGCAA GAAGCTGTTAAGCAAAGGAACGAGGAAGCGATGTCATGCTATACCGCTGCTCTAAACGAGACACCACCAAAT ATGCATCGTATTCAAAAGTGTCTGCAGAAACTGCTTCGAGCTCTCCACAAAGATAGACACCACACGATCGCTCATTACAAACACCTGCTGGACAGCAGCCTGGAACAGGCGCAGCGCGAGAAACCCGCAACGTTGGAGCACTTGGCGGAGATCGATAGAATCACCAATCAGAGCCTCTTGATGCTAGAACG GAGCAAGGATGAGACTCCTGGACTGCTGTTAGCGATGACACGAGAAGCGGAAGCAGCTATTTTAGACAAATATCAGGCTGACGTCGCCAGCAAGCAACAAG AAAAAGAACATCAGAAGCAACTCGAACGTGCGCGTAAGGAGCAACGCAAAGCTGAGCGCGGCGAGTTACGTACCGAGCAGGCGCTACAGGAAGAAAATGACTCGATAAATGACAACAAGGATGctcagcaacagcaacaaccaGAACAACCATCAGCAGTAGCCGCTATGCACAGCGAAGGCCTCGTTAGAGCAGCCCACAGCATGACACACGACATTTCTCACTCTGAACCG GGTTACTCTGTGAGAAGGGAAATCTATCACAGGGAGAGTCGATCCGTGTATTTCACACTTGCGTTCGCTGGAATCGCACTCATGGCTGCTGCGATAGTAGGTGTAGCAGTATTCAAAAGACGCAGTGCGAGAAGCCCTCACAGTCAG
- the Appl gene encoding amyloid-beta-like protein isoform X1 yields MKGMLVAALLAVLTVCRVQAVSERLELAPAGGRSEPQVATLCEAGEVYLAQHMGEQGRWVSSADKKSCMTDKLEILEYCKKAYPKRDITNIVESSHYVRISGWYKPGRTKCKLSRWVKPYRCLEGPFQSDALLVPEGCLFDHLHNQTKCWESHRWNATAADTCRERNMNLRSFAMLLPCGISLFSGVEFVCCPKHLKENVKPMKSINLPIPKGMDSDEDEDDLDDDDDLDGDSNEDDDSEADPEDVFSDQPDDDESDEEYLDDYDTTTSRLSTTISTTEKPKQDVTAMPLPVSTSTQQSPQSQSTPDPYLMHFDPRSEHQSYKQAQMRLEEVHKEKVTKVMKDWSDLEEKYQDIRAHDPVAADAFKRWMTARFQETVAALEESGAAEKHQLSAMHQQRVQEAVKQRNEEAMSCYTAALNETPPNMHRIQKCLQKLLRALHKDRHHTIAHYKHLLDSSLEQAQREKPATLEHLAEIDRITNQSLLMLERYPDLSAKIGRLMDDYVLALRSKDETPGLLLAMTREAEAAILDKYQADVASKQQEKEHQKQLERARKEQRKAERGELRTEQALQEENDSINDNKDAQQQQQPEQPSAVAAMHSEGLVRAAHSMTHDISHSEPGYSVRREIYHRESRSVYFTLAFAGIALMAAAIVGVAVFKRRSARSPHSQGFIEVDQAATPEERHVANMQINGYENPTYKYFEVKE; encoded by the exons GCGGTGTCGGAGAGGCTCGAGTTGGCACCCGCTGGAGGAAGATCAGAGCCGCAA GTTGCCACATTATGCGAGGCTGGAGAGGTGTACCTGGCACAGCACATGGGCGAGCAGGGTCGTTGGGTTTCATCGGCCGACAAGAAGAGCTGCATGACTGACAAGCTCGAGATTCTCGAATACTGCAAGAAG GCTTACCCGAAGAGAGACATCACCAACATCGTAGAGTCGTCGCACTACGTGAGGATCAGTGGTTGGTATAAACCAGGAAGGACCAAATGCAAATTGTCTCGCTGGGTCAAGCCGTACAGGTGTCTTG AGGGGCCGTTCCAGAGCGATGCGTTACTCGTTCCAGAGGGTTGCCTGTTCGACCACCTCCACAATCAGACGAAATGCTGGGAATCCCACAG ATGGAACGCGACCGCCGCAGACACCTGCCGCGAGAGGAACATGAACCTAAGAAGCTTCGCGATGCTGTTGCCCTGCGGTATATCCTTGTTCTCGGGCGTCGAGTTCGTATGCTGCCCGAAACACCTCAAAG AGAATGTGAAACCGATGAAGTCGATCAACTTACCGATCCCCAAGGGTATGGACTCggacgaagacgaggatgatctcgacgacgatgacgaccttGACGGTGACTCAAACGAGGATGACGATTCTGAGGCGGACCCCGAGGACGTGTTCAGCGATCAGCCCGACGACGACGAGAGCGACGAGGAATATCTTGACGATTACGACACCACAACAAG TCGATTATCAACAACAATCTCAACAACGGAGAAACCTAAACAGGACGTGACAGCGATGCCGTTGCCGGTTAGTACCAGCACACAACAATCCCCGCAATCACAGAGTACACCTGATCCATACCTAATGCATTTTGATCCACGTTCCGAGCACCAGAGTTACAAACAGGCACAGATGAGGCTCGAGGAGGTGCACAAAGAGAAAGTGACAAAA GTGATGAAGGATTGGAGTGATCTTGAGGAGAAATATCAAGACATCCGTGCGCACGACCCTGTCGCCGCTGATGCTTTCAAACGGTGGATGACCGCGCGATTTCAAGAGACCGTCGCTGCTCTGGAAGAAAGCGGAGCCGCAGAGAAACATCAGCTGAGTGCTATGCATCAACAAAGAGTGCAA GAAGCTGTTAAGCAAAGGAACGAGGAAGCGATGTCATGCTATACCGCTGCTCTAAACGAGACACCACCAAAT ATGCATCGTATTCAAAAGTGTCTGCAGAAACTGCTTCGAGCTCTCCACAAAGATAGACACCACACGATCGCTCATTACAAACACCTGCTGGACAGCAGCCTGGAACAGGCGCAGCGCGAGAAACCCGCAACGTTGGAGCACTTGGCGGAGATCGATAGAATCACCAATCAGAGCCTCTTGATGCTAGAACG GTATCCTGATTTAAGCGCAAAAATTGGCCGGCTTATGGATGATTACGTTTTGGCCCTCAGGAGCAAGGATGAGACTCCTGGACTGCTGTTAGCGATGACACGAGAAGCGGAAGCAGCTATTTTAGACAAATATCAGGCTGACGTCGCCAGCAAGCAACAAG AAAAAGAACATCAGAAGCAACTCGAACGTGCGCGTAAGGAGCAACGCAAAGCTGAGCGCGGCGAGTTACGTACCGAGCAGGCGCTACAGGAAGAAAATGACTCGATAAATGACAACAAGGATGctcagcaacagcaacaaccaGAACAACCATCAGCAGTAGCCGCTATGCACAGCGAAGGCCTCGTTAGAGCAGCCCACAGCATGACACACGACATTTCTCACTCTGAACCG GGTTACTCTGTGAGAAGGGAAATCTATCACAGGGAGAGTCGATCCGTGTATTTCACACTTGCGTTCGCTGGAATCGCACTCATGGCTGCTGCGATAGTAGGTGTAGCAGTATTCAAAAGACGCAGTGCGAGAAGCCCTCACAGTCAG